The Streptomyces rubrogriseus genomic sequence ACCCCGCCACCGCCGCGAGCGCCGTCGAACCGTCCGCCTTCTTCGCCATCCCGATGGCCACGCCCACACAGAACAGCAGCGGCAGCCCCAGCGACCCGTCGAGCAGCGCGCCGCCCGCGCCCGTCATCACCTTCGAGACGTTCGTCCAGCCCAGGCCGTCGTCCCCGAACACGTCCGGCTGCCCCAGCCGGTTGAGAATGCCGGCCGCGGGCAGGACCGCGATGGGCAACTGAAGAGAGCGACCCATCTTCTGCAACCCTTGGAACGCCGTGTTCCAACGGGCGCGAGCGGGGCTGACCGCGCTGTCGGCACTCATCCGGTCTCCATCCGGTCGCCGGTACACTGGTGTAGACCAGTTGACAGACGGCACCGCCGTCGTGACGCCATCATTCGGTACGCACCGCATGACCGCTCGCGAAGATGGGCCAACTGTGGGTTACTGCGACAAAGCGGTCCGGATCAGGGAGAACGAACATGGCCAGCAAGGCTGAGAAGATCGTCGCCGGCCTCGGCGGCATCGACAACATCGACGAGGTCGAAGGCTGCATCACCCGCCTCCGCACCGAGGTCAAGGACGCTTCCAAGGTCGACGATGCCGCCCTCAAGGCCGCCGGCGCCCACGGCGTCGTCAAGATGGGCACCGCCATCCAGGTCGTCATCGGCACCGACGCCGACCCGATCGCCGCGGACATCGAAGACATGATGTGAGCCACCGGCTCACCGGCAAGGGGCCTTTCCCACTCCGGGACGGGCCCCTTCCCCATGGGCCGCTAGGCTCACCCGCATGTCACGAATCGACGGCCGCACCCCCCAGCAGCTCCGCCCCGTCACCATCGAACGCGGCTGGAGCAAGCACGCCGAAGGCTCCGTCCTCGTCTCCTTCGGCGACACCAAGGTCCTCTGCAACGCCTCCGTCACCGAAGGCGTCCCCCGCTGGCGCAAGGGCAGCGGCGAAGGCTGGGTCACCGCCGAGTACGCCATGCTTCCCCGCGCCACCAACACCCGCGGCGACCGCGAGTCCGTCAAGGGCCGCATCGGCGGCCGCACCCACGAGATCAGCCGCCTCATCGGCCGGTCCCTGCGCGCCGTCATCGACTACAAGGCACTCGGCGAGAACACCGTCGTCCTGGACTGCGACGTCCTCCAGGCCGACGGCGGCACCCGCACCGCCGCCATCACCGGCGCCTACGTCGCCCTCGCCGACGCCGTCGCCTGGGCCCAGGGCCGGAAGCTGATCAAGGCCAACCGCAAGCCCCTCACCGGCACCGTCTCCGCCGTCTCCGTCGGCATCGTCGACGGCACCCCGCTCCTCGACCTGCGCTACGAGGAAGACGTCCGCGCCGACACCGACATGAACGTCGTCTGCACCGGCGACGGCCGCTTCGTCGAGGTCCAGGGCACCGCCGAGGCCGAGCCCTTCGCCCGCGACGAGCTCAACACCCTGCTCGACCTCGCCACCGCCGGCTGCACGGAACTCGCCGACCTCCAGCGCAAGGCACTCGACGCGGCCCTCGAAAGGTAAAGCGAGTAAAGGGAACGCCAACGGCAGGCAACTGGGCCGCCCGCGGGCGCGTCCCTAGCAGTACAGCACCACGGGCGTACGGCAGACCTTGCCGTACGCCCGACGCCGCACCGCACACGGGCCGCCCGGCCCTGTCCCAAGGGGAGGACCGAGACCCATGGCCGCGAGCCGCCACCGCCGCCTTCGCCGCACCGTCACCGCCGTCGCCACCGTGGCGACCATCGCCCTGACGGCCGGCCTCACCACCGGCTGCGACGCCGTCGACAAGGCGCTCGACTGCGTACGCACGGCCGACGCGATAGCCGACAGCGTCACCGAACTCCAGCAGGCCGTGGAGAACGCGGACGACCCCACCCAGTGGGAGGAATCCCTCAACTCCATCGACAAGAACCTCGACAAGATCGGCGACCAGACCGACAACACCGACGTCAACCAGGCCGTCGACGACCTCGGCAAGGCAGTCGACAACGTCCGCACCTCGGTCGAGAACGGCGACGAGACCCCCGACCTCAGCCCCGTCACCGACGCCGCGGGCGAACTGACGAAGGTCTGCACGCCGTAGGGGAGGGCTCGGTCCGGCCGGGCGGGGGGTCCGGAATACTGACCCCATGACCCGCCTCATCCTCGCCACCCGCAACGCCGGGAAGATCACCGAACTGAGGGCCATCCTCGCCGACGCGGGCCTGCCGCACGACCTCGTCGGCGCGGACGCCTACCCGCACATCCCCGACGTCAAGGAAACCGGCGTCACCTTCGCCGAGAACGCCCTCCTCAAGGCCCACGCCCTCGCCCAGGCCACCGGCCTGCCCGCCGTCGCCGACGACTCCGGCCTCTGCGTCGACGTCCTGAACGGCGCCCCCGGCATCTTCTCCGCCCGCTGGGCCGGCCGCCACGGCGACGACCAGGCCAACCTGGACCTGTTGTTGGCCCAGATCGGCGACATCGCCGACGAACACCGGGGCGCGTACTTCGCCTGCGCGGCGGCTCTCGCCCTGCCCGACGGCACGGAGCGAGTGGTCGAGGGCCAACTGAAGGGCACCCTCCGCCACGCCCCGGCCGGCACGGGCGGCTTCGGCTACGACCCGATCCTCCAGCCGGACGGCGAGACCCGCACCTGCGCGGAACTGACGGCGGCGGAAAAGAACGCGATCAGCCACCGCGGCAAGGCGTTCCGGGCGCTGGTGCCGGTGGTGCGGGAGCTGTTGGGGTGACTGTGCGACAGGGCCCCGCACCATCGAATCGAAGGTACGGGGCTCCGTCGCCCTGTGGGCCCGGTGGGACTCGAACCCACGACACACCGGACCTAAACCGGCGCCCTCTTGGCCAGCTGGGGTACGGGCCCGCAGCGATGGCTACTCTACTGGGCGAGGTGCGTGATTCGTCGCCCTCCCCTGCACCAGGTGCTGGTGATCGCGTGGCAGTTGGGACAGAGCAAGCGCAGGTTTGCTCGTCGGTTGTCGTGCCAGTCCCCGTTGATGTGGTCGACCTCTAGTGTCATGGGTCTACCGAGCCACTCCGGGGCGACTCCGCACCTGGCGCACTTCTCGTCAACACCGACTTCGCGAAGCGCGCGGCGTAACAGGGAGGTTTTGGTTCGTTGACCGCCGTCCCGCCGGATCAGGATGTCCTCGGCGCACTTGGCCGTTGAGCTTGCCCTGCCTCGCTGATGTGCCTGCCCAAGAAAGTGGGACGTGTCGATGCCGTCCTCTGCGACCCACTGGTGAAACAGCCTGCGAGACCGGCCGTTGCTCGGTTTGCCCAAGGCATCTAGGGCACCTGCGATGGAAATCGCTCCCGCCACCGCTCCTCGTAGCTCATCAACGGTTGGCCTCGGGCACTGGGCTTTGCCCCGTCCCCGGCGGGGGAAGTGCGAGATGTCGATGTCAAAGTGCTCGAAGCGCTTGTACAGATAGCGACGGAGATTGCGGTAGGGCTGGGTGCCGAAGAAGGCGATGACCTCGTCGATGTCCGAACACCGGGCCGCGGCTTCGGCCATTCGCTCACCCGTGTACTGCGTGCCCGTGGTCACGCGGCGCGCCCCTTGCTGCGGCCCCGGTATGTGTCCGTCGTGGAGTGGCAGTTCGGGCAGAGCAACCGAAGATTCTCGATCCGGTTGTTTCGCCAGTTGCCGTCGATGTGGTCGACCTCGAGGGGGAGTGGTTCCCCGAGCCACACTGCCTCGATACCGCAGAGCGCGCAGCGCTCTTCCATGCCGAGTTCGCGCAGTGCCCTCTTTAGTCGGCTGCCCGGAATACGCCTGGCGCGGGCTGACGTGTCCTCGATGAAAATTTCCTCAGGGGCCCGGCGTCGCTGGTTGTGGCGCTGCCGTTCGGTGCGGACCGCCGACGTGAAGTGCGATGTGTCGATGCCGTAGGCCCTGATGCGCCGGGAGATGTTTGTGTGGTGCCCTCCCACCGGGTCCAGTCCGAGTCGACGTAGTACGTCATTGACGCTCACCGACTCGGCGACCACGGGTTCCAGGATCTCCCGTGTCCACTTCGCACCCTCGCGCCTGAAGTGCGAGACATCCACCCCCAGTTTCCTCATCCGATCGAGGATGTACCGCCGCTTCCAGCTCTTCGGATCCACCCCCAGCCGCACCAACGCCTCCGACAACGTCCCCGACTCCTGAGCCGCCTCCGTCAGCCGCTCCCGGCTGTACGCGCTCGCCACCATCGGATCCCCTCCGTTTCCGGCCACGCGTTCGTGGCCTCGTACGGAGTAACGAACCGGTTATCGGACAGTCACGTACGGCATGCGGAAGGGCCCGTACCGGAAAGGTCCGGTACGGGCCCGCCGAAGGGGACTTCAGATGCCGAGGTCCTTGATGATCTTGGCCACGTGGCCGGTGGCGCGGACGTTGTACAGGGCGCGTTCGACCTTGCCCTCCTCGTCGACGACGATGGTGGAGCGGATGACGCCCATGTAGGTGCGGCCGTAGTTCTTCTTCTCGCCGAAGGCGCCGTACGCGTCGAGGGCCTTCTTGTCCGGGTCGGCCAGGAGGGTGACCTTCAGGGACTCGGCCTCGCGGAACTTGGCCAGCTTCTCCGGCTTGTCGGGGGAGATGCCGATCACGTCGTACCCGGCGCCGGTCAGCAGCTCCAGGTTGTCCGTGAAGTCGCAGGCCTGCTTCGTGCAGCCGGGGGTAAGCGCGGCAGGGTAGAAGTAGACGATGACCTTGCGGCCCTTGTGGTCGGACAGGGACACCTCGTTGCCGTCGGCGTCCGGGAGGGTGAAGGCGGGGGCCGTGTCCCCGGGCTGGAGTCGCTCGCTCATCGATCCAGCGTAACGGGGGGTCCTGACAGTGCGGCGGGGCCCGGAGC encodes the following:
- a CDS encoding glucose PTS transporter subunit EIIB encodes the protein MASKAEKIVAGLGGIDNIDEVEGCITRLRTEVKDASKVDDAALKAAGAHGVVKMGTAIQVVIGTDADPIAADIEDMM
- the rph gene encoding ribonuclease PH — encoded protein: MSRIDGRTPQQLRPVTIERGWSKHAEGSVLVSFGDTKVLCNASVTEGVPRWRKGSGEGWVTAEYAMLPRATNTRGDRESVKGRIGGRTHEISRLIGRSLRAVIDYKALGENTVVLDCDVLQADGGTRTAAITGAYVALADAVAWAQGRKLIKANRKPLTGTVSAVSVGIVDGTPLLDLRYEEDVRADTDMNVVCTGDGRFVEVQGTAEAEPFARDELNTLLDLATAGCTELADLQRKALDAALER
- the rdgB gene encoding RdgB/HAM1 family non-canonical purine NTP pyrophosphatase, with translation MTRLILATRNAGKITELRAILADAGLPHDLVGADAYPHIPDVKETGVTFAENALLKAHALAQATGLPAVADDSGLCVDVLNGAPGIFSARWAGRHGDDQANLDLLLAQIGDIADEHRGAYFACAAALALPDGTERVVEGQLKGTLRHAPAGTGGFGYDPILQPDGETRTCAELTAAEKNAISHRGKAFRALVPVVRELLG
- a CDS encoding HNH endonuclease signature motif containing protein produces the protein MTTGTQYTGERMAEAAARCSDIDEVIAFFGTQPYRNLRRYLYKRFEHFDIDISHFPRRGRGKAQCPRPTVDELRGAVAGAISIAGALDALGKPSNGRSRRLFHQWVAEDGIDTSHFLGQAHQRGRASSTAKCAEDILIRRDGGQRTKTSLLRRALREVGVDEKCARCGVAPEWLGRPMTLEVDHINGDWHDNRRANLRLLCPNCHAITSTWCRGGRRITHLAQ
- a CDS encoding HNH endonuclease signature motif containing protein; translation: MVASAYSRERLTEAAQESGTLSEALVRLGVDPKSWKRRYILDRMRKLGVDVSHFRREGAKWTREILEPVVAESVSVNDVLRRLGLDPVGGHHTNISRRIRAYGIDTSHFTSAVRTERQRHNQRRRAPEEIFIEDTSARARRIPGSRLKRALRELGMEERCALCGIEAVWLGEPLPLEVDHIDGNWRNNRIENLRLLCPNCHSTTDTYRGRSKGRAA
- the bcp gene encoding thioredoxin-dependent thiol peroxidase, with the translated sequence MSERLQPGDTAPAFTLPDADGNEVSLSDHKGRKVIVYFYPAALTPGCTKQACDFTDNLELLTGAGYDVIGISPDKPEKLAKFREAESLKVTLLADPDKKALDAYGAFGEKKNYGRTYMGVIRSTIVVDEEGKVERALYNVRATGHVAKIIKDLGI